Within the Chromobacterium paludis genome, the region TGGGGTAATGCAGGCCGCGGCCGAGGAATAGCGCATCGTCCTTGGCGGCGAAGCGCTCGGACCAAGCCTTGATCTGCGGCTCCAGGTTCAGCGCGTGCTGCACGCTGCCCGGCAGGTGGCGCAGTTCGTCCAGATATTGCGCTTCCATCTCGGCCGATACGCGCCCGCGGGTCTTGCCCAGGGTCACGGCCAGGGCGAACAAGCCCACCAGCTGGGTGGTGAAGGCCTTGGTGGAGGCCACGCCGATTTCGGCGCCGGCGCGGGTGTAGAACACCAGGTCGCTGGCGCGCGGGATGGCGGATTCGCGCACATTGCAGATGGACAGCGCGTACTGGTGGCCCAGCTCCTTGGCGTACTTCAGCGCCTCCATGGTGTCCAGCGTTTCGCCGGACTGGGAGATGGTGACGATCAAGTGCTTGGGATTGGCGAAGGCGTCGCGATAGCGGTATTCGCTGGCGATTTCCACGTCGCAGGCGATGCCGGCGATGCTTTCGATCCAGTATTTGGCGGTCATGCCGGCGTAGTAGCTGGTGCCGCAGGCCAGGATCTTCACGCCTTCCAGCTGCGGCAGGATGGCGGCGGCGGCCGCGCCGAACAGTTCCGGATGGAAGCCGGCGTCTTGCACCGCTTCGATGGTATCGGCCAGCGCTTTCGGCTGCTCGTGGATTTCTTTCTGCATGAAGTGGCTGTACGGGCCCAGCTCCAAGGACGCCAGCGACACGTCGGACAGATGTACCGGGCGCTCGATGGGCTGGTCGTGCTTGTCGATCAGCTTGACGCCATCGCGGGTGAGGTGGCCGATGTCGCCCTCTTCCAGGAAGATCACGCGGCGGGTGGCGGACAGGATGGCGGAGACGTCGGAGGCGATGAAGTTTTCGCCCTCGCCCAGGCCCACCAGCAGCGGGCAGCCCATGCGGGCGCATACCAGTTCGTCTGGGCGGTCCACGGCGATCACGCCGATGGCGTAAGCGCCGGTCAGCTCGCGGGTGGCTTGCTTCACCGCGTCGAACAGGCTGCTGCCCGCTTGATAATAGTGATGCACCAGGTGGGCGATCACTTCGGTGTCGGTTTGCGATTCGAAGGCGTAGCCCAAGTCCTTCAGGCGCAGGCGCTGTTGTTCGTGGTTTTCGATGATGCCATTGTGCACCACCGCGATCTTGCCGAAGGAGATGTGCGGGTGGGCGTTATATTCGGTCACGCCGCCGTGAGTGGCCCAGCGGGTGTGGCCGATGCCGAGGAAACCCTGCAGGTTTTCTTCGGCGGCGGCGCCTTCCATTTCGGCCACGCGGCCGACGCGGCGCACGCGGCGGATTTCATCGCCGGCCAGCACGGCCACGCCGGCAGAGTCATAGCCGCGGTATTCCAGCCGCTTCAGGCCGTCTACCAGGATAGGAACGATATTACGCTGCGCGATGGCGCCAACGATGCCGCACATTTACTTTCTCCTTGCCGTGTCTTGAATGATGGGCGCGCAAATCAGCGTCACGCCCTTCGCTTGTATCCTGTCTCTGGCGTCTTGCGCCAGGCCGTCGTCAGTCACCAGGGTGTGGATCTTGTCCCAGGGCAACTCCAGATTGGGGATGCGGCGGCCTATCTTTTCCGACTCCACCATCACGATCACCTCGCGCGCCACGTCCGCCATCACGCGGGACAGGCCCACCAGTTCGTTGAAGGTGGTGGTGCCGCGCGCCAGGTCTATGCCGTCGGCGCCGATGAATAATTGGTCGAAGTCATAGGAGCGCAGCGCCTGCTCGGCGATCTGGCCCTGGAACGACTCGGAATGCGGGTCCCAGGTGCCGCCGGTCATCAGCAGAATCGGTTCGTTTTCCAGCTCGCGCAGCGCGCCGGCCACATTCAGCGAGTTGGTCATCACCACCAGGCCGCGCTTGTTGCCCAATAGCGCAATCATCGCGCTGGTGGTGGTGCCGCTGTCGATGATGACGCGGTTGTGGTCGCGCAGCCGTTCCGCCGCCGCGCGGGCGATGGCTTGCTTTCGCTTCGAAACTTTATCCGCGTCCGGCTCCGCCACCATCTCGCTGGGCAGCGACACCGCGCCGCCGTAACGGCGCAGCAGCAAGCCGCCGGTTTCCAGCAGGGCCAGGTCCTTGCGGATGGTGACTTCCGATGTGGCGAAACGCTGGGTCAGCTCTTCCACGCTGACTTCGCCTTTTTCCTGCACCAGCGCGGCAATGGCATGGCGTCGCTGCTGAGTGTTTCGTTTTGTCATCTTAAGTTTCGTTTCGAAAGTTTTGCGATGATATAGCTGAAGTGGCGAGCAGGCAAGCGTTTACCGATGGACAGGCCATAAATTGAGCAGGCCGCAGACTATACCCAGCCAGGCCGCCGGCTTGCCAAGGCAATGACAAAGAGATATTCTGACTCATCTCAAACATCGATTTTTCCGGAGAGGGCCAAACGATGGATCTGAGCTCTGTTTATCAGCAGCTGATGGCCAATGAAGCCGCTTTGTTGACGGCGGATATACGGCGCGATGCCACTATGCTGGACAGCCTGATCGCTGACGATTTTCTCGAATTTGGCGCATCGGGCGCCGCGTTTGGCAAAAGCGAAGTGATGGAGCGCTTGCCTACAGAAGAAAGCCCTGTGATTCAGGCGCAAGACTTCCAGGCGCGGCAGTTGGGAGAGGGCGTGGTGCAGATTACCTACAAATCGGTAAGGGATCCGGCATCCAGCGCGCCGCGCCATGCCCTGCGCAGCTCCATCTGGCGTTGCCGCGACGGCCGCTGGCAGATGGTGTTTCATCAGGGCACCGTCACCGAGCCCTTTGCTGTCGGGTGAGGCGGCAACTTCCCGCGCGGCTTTGACTGAGTCCAATCCGCGTACAACGCATCAAAAGCTTCGCGGCTGAAACCGCTCCTACACGATGAGGCGCAGGGGTGGTTTCAGCCGCGAATTCAAATAGCGCTATTCAGTGCTATCCGCTTTTCTTCTCTGGCCGCTTCCAACCCGGAATGGTCACCTGGCGCGCGCGCGCCACGGTCAGCTCGCCGGCCGGCGTATTCTTGCTGATCACGGAACCCGCGCCTATGGTGGCATCGCGCTCCAGCGTCACCGGCGCCACCATCAGCGTGCCGGAGCCGACGAAGACGTTGTCGCCGATAATGGTCTTGAACTTGTTGACGCCGTCGTAATTGCAGGTGACGGAGCCGGCGCCGACATTAACCTTGCGGCCGATCTCGGCGTCGCCGATATAAGTCAGGTGATTGACCTTGGAGCCGTCGCCTATCTTGCTCTTCTTCACTTCGACGAAGTTGCCGATATGCACGTGGGCCGCCAGTTCCGCGCCAGGGCGCAGGCGGGCGTAGGGGCCTATCTTGCATGCCTCGCCGACCACCGCGTCTTCCAGGTGCGAGAACGGGGCGATCTTGGCGCCTGCGGCGATACGCACATTCTTCAGCACGCAGTGCGCGCCGATTTCAACGTTATCGCCCAGCTCCACCGCGCCTTCGAATACGCAGCCGACGTCGATGCTGACGTCCATGCCATGCTTGAGTTCGCCGCGGATATCGATGCGCGCCGGGTCGGCCAGCGTCACGCCGGCTTCCAGCAAGGCGCGCGCCTGATTGGCTTGCAGGATACGCTCCAGCTCGGCCAGCTGCAGTTTGTTGTTGACGCCGGTGGCTTCCCAGCTGGCATCGACGCTGGCGCTTTCCACCGCCACGCCGTCTTTCACCGCCAGTTCCAGCACGTCGGTCAGATAGTATTCGCCCTGGGCATTGCCGTTGTTCAGCGCGTTCAGCCAGCCGGCCAGACGCGCATTGGGCAGCGCCATCATGCCGGTGTTGATCTCGCGGATGGCCAGCTGTTCCGGCGTGCAATCCTTATGCTCGACGATGGCCTTGAGCTTGCCGTCTGCGCCGCGCACCATGCGGCCGTAGCCGCTGGCGTCCGCCAGCACGTCGGTCAATACGGCCATGCCGGCGCCAGCCGCAGCGGCCAGGCGACGCAACGTTTCCGCCTTGGTCAGCGGCACATCGCCGTACAGCACCAGGGTCTTGCCATCGGCCGGCAAATGCGGCAGCGCCATTTTCAGCGCATGGCCGGTGCCCAATTGCTCGGTTTGTTCGGCCCAGATGATGTCGTTGTCCGCGATGCGCGCGCGCACCTGATCGCCGCCATGGCCATACACCACCACCAGACGGGAAGGATTCAGGCCACGCGCGGTGCGGATCACGCGCGCCAGCATCGGCTCGCCGCCGATGGGGTGCAATACTTTGGGCATGCTGGAATACATGCGCTTGCCCTTGCCGGCGGCAAGGATGACGATATTCAGACTGTCCATATCAAAAATCCTAAAACCATAATCTGGCCACCAAATCCACGAAAACACACGAAACCGACGCTTGCCGCAGCCAAACCGCCTGCGCCGCGAATCATGCGGGCCAGAGCAAGCCCCATGGGCAGCACCGCGGCTATTTCGTGCTTTTTTGAGGGTTTCGTGGCTAAAAAGCCGTTTTACAGGTCGGCGAAAAATGAAAAAGGCTGCCACTTGCGTGGCAGCCTTGCACTATACACGATTGCGCATCGCGTAATCAGTGAGCGCGCTTCTTGAGGTAATCCAGCGTCTTGAGCTCGGCAATCGCCACCGCCAGTGCGGCGTGGGCTTTGGCCGTGCTCATGTCGTCGGTCGCGTGCTTGAGGGCATCCTCGGCAGCGCGTTTCGCCTCATTGGCGCGGGCCTCATCGAGATCCTCGCCGCGGATCGCCGTATCGGCGAGCACGGTGATCAGGCTCGGCTGCACTTCCATCATGCCGCCGGACACCGCCACCAGTACTTCTTCCTTGGCGCCCGGCACCTTCAGACGAAGCACGCCGGGCTTGATACGGGTCAGGAGCGGCACGTGTTGCGGGTAGACGCCGATCTCGCCTTCGGTAGCCGGCGCGACGACGAATTCCGCCTCGCCGGAGAAGATGAGTTGCTCGGTGCTAACCACTTCCACACGCATCTTGGACATCCGCCCTCTCCTTAGTTAAGGGTCTTGGCTTTCTCGGCAGCTTCGTCGATCGCGCCAACCATGTAGAACGCTTGTTCCGGCAGGTGGTCGTATTCGCCAGCGAGAATGGCCTTGAAGCCCTTGATGGTTTCACGCAGCGGCACGTATTTGCCCGGGGAACCGGTAAATACTTCGGCCACGTGGAACGGCTGGGACAGGAAGCGCTGGATCTTACGGGCGCGAGCCACGACCAGTTTGTCTTCCTCGGACAGTTCGTCCATGCCCAGAATCGCGATGATGTCGCGCAGTTCCTTGTAGCGCTGCAGAGTGGACTGCACGCCGCGGGCGACGGAGTAGTGCTCGTCGCCAACCACCAGCGGATCCAGCTGGCGCGAGGTGGAGTCGAGCGGGTCCACGGCCGGGTAGATACCCAGCGAGGCGATGTCGCGCGACAGTACCACGGTAGCGTCCAAGTGGGCGAAGGTGGTCGCCGGGGACGGGTCGGTCAAGTCATCTGCAGGAACGTATACGGCCTGGATGGAGGTAATGGAACCATCCTTGGTCGAGGTAATACGCTCTTGCAGGCGGCCCATTTCCTCGGCCAGCGTCGGCTGGTAGCCCACGGCGGACGGCATACGGCCCAGCAGAGCGGACACTTCGGTACCGGCCAGGGTGTAGCGGTAGATGTTGTCCACGAACAAGAGAACGTCGCGGCCCTTGCCGTTTTCGTCCTTCTCGTCGCGGAAGTGCTCGGCCATGGTCAGGCCGGTCAGGGCCACGCGCAGACGGTTGCCCGGCGGCTCGTTCATCTGACCGTACACCATCGCTACCTTGTCCAGAACGTTGGAGTCCTTCATTTCGTGGTAGAAGTCGTTACCTTCACGGGTACGCTCACCCACGCCAGCGAACACGGACAGACCCGAGTGGGCCTTGGCGATGTTGTTGATCAACTCCATCATGTTCACGGTCTTGCCCACACCGGCGCCACCGAACAGACCCACTTTGCCGCCCTTGGCGAACGGGCACAGCAGGTCGATCACCTTGATGCCGGTTTCCAGCAGGTCGGTGGCGGCAGACAGCTCGTCAAACTTCGGAGCCGACTGGTGAATGGCACGACGCTTGTCGGTGGCAACCGGACCGGCTTCATCCACCGGGTTGCCCAACACGTCCATGATGCGGCCGAGGGTGGCGGCGCCAACCGGCACCGAAATCGGTGCGCCGGTGTTGGCTACGGCCATGCCACGCTTCAGACCGTCGGAGCTGCCCATTGCAATGGTACGGACCACGCCGTCGCCCAGCTGTTGCTGAACTTCGAGCGTCAGGTCGGCGTCTACCAGCTTCAGGGCATCATAAACCTTCGGCATGGCGTCGCGCGGAAATTCCACGTCGATCACCGCGCCAATGATTTGTACGATTTTGCCTTGGCTCATTATCGCTTCCTAAATTTAACTTTTCACAGTTCCGTTGACGGTTACACCGCCGCGGCACCTGCCACGATTTCCGACAACTCGGTCGTAATCGCCGCCTGACGCGCCTTGTTGTAGACCAGGCGCAGCTGCTTGATGGTGTTGCCCGCGTTGTCGGTGGCGGCTTTCATCGCCACCATCCGCGCGGCCTGCTCGGAGGCCATGTTTTCGGCCAGAGCCTGATACACCACCGATTCCAGATAACGGCGCACCAGGAATTCCATCAGCGTCGGCGCATCCGGCTCGTACAGGTAATCCCACGAGTGCGAATGCTCCACCACCATATGGTGCGGGGTCAGCGGAAGCAGCTGTTCGAGTGCCGGCTCCTGCTTCATGGTGTTCACGAAGCTGGAGTACACGATGTAGACCGCGTCCAGTTCGCCATCAGCGAACTGATTGAACAGAACCGTAAGCGGGCCAATCAGTTTTTCCATCTTCGGCACATCGCCGAGATGGACCGCGCTGGCCACGACGTTCAGACGAGCGCGCTGGGCAGCCGCCAGGCCTTTTTGGCCCAGGCAGCAGACGTCGACTTCGACGCCCTGATCCTGCAGTTCCTTGACCTTGCCGAAGAAGCGCTTGAACGTGTTCACGTTCAGGCCGCCGCAAAGGCCCTTGTCGGAGGAAACCAGGATGATGCCGGCGCGCTTGATCGTCTCGCGACGGGCAAGCAGGGGGTGACTCAGTTCCGCATTCGCCTGAGCGAGGTGCGCCATAACCGTGCGCACCTTCTCGGCGTAAGGACGGGCAGCGCGCATACGCTCTTGCGTTTTGCGCATCTTCGAGGTCGACACCATCTGCATAGCGCGGGTGATCTTCTGCGTGTTTTGCACGCTTCGGATCTTGGTGAGAATCTCTTTACCGACTGCCATATCCTGAACCTTTCTTTAGCAACGACTTATCGTCTAAGGCTCAGTTGAAGCTGTAGCCAGCCTTGAACGATTCCATCGCCTTGGCCAGTACCTTCTCGTTGTCGGCAGACAGATCACCGGAGGCGTTCACGGCCTGCAGCACATCGGCGTGGTTGGCACGCACGTTGGCCAGGAACTCGGCTTCGAAAGCCAGAGCCTTCTTCACCGGAACGTCTTCGTAGCTGCCCTTGTTCACCGCCCACAGGGTCAGCGCCATTTCAGCGGTGGACAGGGTGGAGAACTGCTTTTGCTTCATCAGTTCGGTCACCACTTCACCGTGCGACAGCTGCTTGCGGGTGGCTTCGTCCAGGTCGGAGGCGAACTGCGCGAACGCAGCCAACTCGCGATACTGAGCCAGGGCCAGACGGATACCGCCGCCGAGCTTCTTGATCACCTTGGTCTGAGCGGCGCCGCCCACGCGCGATACCGAGATACCGGCGTTGATGGCCGGACGGATGCCCGCGTTGAACAGGTCGGTTTCCAGGAAGATCTGGCCGTCGGTAATCGAAATCACGTTGGTCGGAACGAACGCGGAAACGTCGCCGGCCTGGGTTTCGATGATAGGCAGAGCGGTCAGCGAACCGGTCTTGCCCTTCACGGCGCCGCCGGTCAGCTTTTCCACTTCCTCTTCGTTGATGCGCGCGGCGCGCTCCAGCAGACGGGAGTGGAGATAGAACACGTCGCCCGGGTAGGCTTCGCGGCCCGGCGGACGGCGCAGCAGCAGCGAAATCTGACGGTAGGCGACGGCTTGCTTGGACAGGTCGTCGTATACGATCAGCGCGTCTTCGCCGATGTCGCGGAAGTATTCGCCCATCGCGCAGCCGGAGTACGGGGCGATGAACTGCAGGGCGGCGGCTTCGGAAGCGGTGGCGGCCACGATGATGGTGTGACCCATCGCGCCGTGCTCTTCCAGCTTGCGAACCACGTTGGCGATGGAAGAAGCCTTCTGACCTACGGCTACGTAGATGCAGATGACGCCATTGCCCTTCTGGTTGATGATGGCGTCCAGCGCCACGGCGGTCTTGCCGGTCTGACGGTCGCCAATGATCAGCTCACGCTGGCCGCGGCCAACCGGAACCATGGAGTCGATGGACTTCAGGCCGGTTTGCATCGGCTGCGATACCGACTTACGCGCGATCACGCCCGGAGCGATCTTTTCGATCGGGGACGAGGCCTTGGCGTTGATCGGACCCTTGCCGTCGATGGGCTGACCCAGGGCGTTGACCACGCGGCCAACCAGTTCCGGACCCACCGGCACTTCCAGAATGCGACCGGTGCACTTGACTTCGTCGCCTTCGGAGATGTGCTCGTACTCGCCCAGCACCACGGCGCCGACAGAGTCGCGCTCCAGGTTCATGGCGAGGCCAAAGGTGTTGCCCGGGAATTCGAGCATTTCGCCCTGCATCACATCGGCCAGGCCGTGGATGCGGACGATACCGTCGGTCACGGAGATAACCGTGCCCTTGGTGCGAACTTCAGCGCCTTCGGCCAGATTCTGAATCTTGGCCTTGATCAGATCGCTGATTTCAGAGGGGTTCAACTGCATGATCTCTCCTAATTCTTGAGGCTTGCTGCCATGGCTTGCAGTTTGCCGCGCACGGAAGCGTCGATGACGTCGTCGCCCACCGACACGCGAACGCCGCCGATCAGGTCGGCGTTCTCACGCACATCAAGACGCACGGTCTTGCCGTACTTCTTGGAAAGCATGGTGGTCAGTTCGGCTTTCTGGTCATCGGACATGGCAAACGCGGACTCCGCTTGGGCGTCCACGATGTCTTCCGATTGCGCCTTGAGCAATTCAAACTGCGCGGCGATTTCCGGCAGCAGCGTCAAACGGGCGTTCTCGATCAGCGCGGCGATGAAGCGTTTTACGTCTTCGTTTCCGCGCGGGCCGAGCACATCCAGCATCAGCGCCTCAACCTCTTGTGCGGTATGTTTCGGATGGGTGATGACTTCCACCAGATCCGGGTTATTCACCATGGCAGCCAGCCACGACAGCGCTTCCGACCATTGGCCGAGGGTGCCCTGTTCCGTGGCGAGGCTGTATACCGCTTCGGCGTAGGGCCTTGCGACGGTAATGAGTTCTGCCATGAGTTAATTAAAACTCCGCTTTGATGGAGGCAAGCAGGTCGGCGTGCTTAGCGGCGTCGATCTCCTTGCGCAGGATCTTCTCGGCGCCGGCAACGGCCAGGTCGGCAACTTGCGCGCGCAGACTTTCCTTGGCGCGCAGCACTTCCTGGTCGATTTCAGACTTGGCGTCGGCCACGATGCGGGCACCTTCGGTGCGTGCCGCTTCCTTGGCTTCGTCCACGATCTGACTGGCGCGCTTCTCGGCGGCAACCACGATCTCGGTAGCCTGCTGCTTAGCCTTGCGGATTTCGTCCGCAACGCGCTTTTCAGCCGCTTCCAGATCTTGCTTGCCACGTTCCGCAGCGGCCAAGCCATCAGCAATGCGCTTGGCCCGCTCATCCATCATGTTGGTAAGCGGAGGCCAAACAAACTTCATGGTGAACCATACCAGGATGGCGAACGTGATCGCCTGGCCCAGTAGTGTTACGTTGAATTCCACGCTTGTTTTCCTCCAGAGTATGACTACAACAACCGTTTACCGATCCGTAGAAAACGGATTAGTGAGCAGCCTTAACGATAGCCAGGGCAGCAGACAGGAACGGGTTGTTGAAGGTGAACAGCATGGCAACACCAACACCAATCATGGAGATCGCGTCCAGCAGACCGGCGATGATGAACAGCTTGGTTTGCAGAACCGGGATCATTTCCGGCTGACGAGCGGAGGACTCGAGGAACTTGCCACCCAGAATGGCGAAACCGATAGCGGTGCCCAGAGCGCCCAGGCCAATGATCAGGGCTGCAGCGATAGCGGTCATCGACTGGATCTGAGAAACGAGTGCTTCCATTGTGTATCTCCTAAGACTTAAAGCAAGGATGGTTGGTAAAAAAGTATGGTGAATCTACAGGTAAATCAGTGCGCTTCCACTGCCAGGCTCAGGTACACGATGGTCAGCATCATGAACACGAAAGCCTGCAGGGTGATGATCAGGATGTGGAAGATCGCCCACGGCGCGCCCAACACCCACTGCAGGCCCCAGGGCAGCAGCGCGATCAGGATGAAGATCAGTTCGCCGGCGTACAGGTTGCCGAACAAACGAAGAGACAGCGAAATCGGCTTGGCGGCCAGTTCGACCAGCTGGAACGCGAAGTTCAGCGGAGCCAGGATGACGGCGCCCACCGGGTGGGAGCTGTGGAACGGCGCGGTCAGCAGTTCCTTGCCCCAGCCGCCCAGGCCCTTGGCCTTGATCGAGAAGCCCACGATCAGGATCAGCACGGACAGCGACATGGCGAAGGTGGCGTTGACGTCGGCGGACGGCACGACGCGGAAGTACACGTGGTGCGGCTCCAGGCCGAAGAAGGCGTAGCCGATCCACTGGGCGATCATCGGGAACAGATCCACCGGGAACAAGTCCATGAAGTTCATCAGGAACACCCAGCAGAAGATGGTCAGCGCCAGCGGGGCGATCATCTTGCTCTTGCCGTGGAACACTTCGCGCACCTGGGTTTGCACCAGCTCGATGATCATCTCGACGAACAGCTGCAGGCGGCCCGGCGCCTCGATGCTGGCGCGGCGCGCCACGCAGGCGAACACGCCGGCGAAGAGGAAGCCGAGCAGCAGGGAGATGGAGAAGGTATCAACGTGCAGGCTCCAGAAACCGGCCGACGGGTCCGAGTTCCAGAAGGTCAGGTGGTGCTTGATATAGTCTGTTGCGTTGCTTGCCATCGCTCTTTTCTCAATTTTTGATTAGAAGCCCGAAGCCGTAGCCGGAGGTGGCGGCAAAGAACCCACCCAAAAAGCCGACTACGGACAAATCCTTGAAACTGGCCAAAACCGCACCACTTAGCAGTACGGTCAGGCAAAACTTTACCGCCTCGGCCAGAAAATGCGCCTTGATCAGCACCGCAGGCGCCACATGGCGCTTGGCATAGGCAATCCTGGCATACACCAGGGCCGGGCCCAGCACCACCAATCCGCCGAGCAGCGCGGACAAGGCGACCGTCATATTGCCGCCGCTGGCGAGTAGCGCGACGACTACAGCCAACCCGACCAGGCTGGCCTGCAGGCGCAGCACGCGCTTCACTTCCTGATAGATCATGGCCGCCAGTGCAAAAAAACCGCTGGATTATAGGCTTCGCATTTGCGTTGCGTCAACTTTGCCAGACTGCGGCTTTTGCGTCGCAACAAGCTCATTTTTGGGGATTTTTTTGCAGCTTGGCCAGCAGGGAGTCGAGTTCGTCCAAGCTGGCATATTCTATGACCAGCCTGCCGTGGCCGCTGACCGCGTGGCGTATGCTGACCCGTGCGCCTATGGCTTCGGACACCTGCTCTTCCAGCCTGGCCACATCGGGATCGACGCGCTTTTGCTGCGCGGAAACTGTCTCCTTTTGCGCAACATGCTGCTGTACTCGGCGCTCCACTTCGCGCACGGACAAGCCCTTGCGCACCGCCTCGCCCGCCAGCTCCAGCTGCGCCACGGCCGGCAAAGTCAGCAAGGCGCGGGCGTGGCCCATCTCCAGCTGGCCCTCGTGCATCATCTGCTGCAAGGGCTGCGGCAGGGCCAGCAGGCGCAGCAGATTGGATACGGCGCTGCGCGAACGGCCTACCGCGTCAGCCGCCGTTTCATGCGTCAGGCCGAACTCGTCTATCAGGCGCTTGATGCCCTGCGCCTCTTCAATCGGGTCCAGTTCCTGGCGCTGGATGTTCTCGATCAGCGCCATCGCCAGCGCGGCCTCGTCCGGCACGCTCTTGATCACCACCGGCACCTCGGCGAGGCCGGCCTTGCGCGAGGCGCGCCAGCGGCGTTCGCCGGCGATCAGCTCGTAGTCGCCCAGGCCCAGCTCGCGCACGATCAGCGGCTGGATGATGCCCTGGGCGCGGATGGAGGCCGCCAGCTCGTCCAGGGCGGTCTCGTCCATGAAGCTGCGCGGCTGGTACTTGCCGGGGCGGATGCTGTCGATCGGGAGAGTGGAAAGTCTGTCGTCCACCGCGTCAACGGTGGACAGGAGCGCGTCGAGTCCGCGCCCCAATCCTTTTAATTTGGCCATATTGTCAGACGGAGGGAGTTGCGGTTGCAGGTTCGAGCCGTTCGACCAGTTCCTGCGACAGCGCAAGATAGGCCTGCGCGCCGCGCGAACTGCGATCGTAGGCCAAGCCCGGCAGGCCGTGGCTGGGGGCCTCGGCCAAGCGCACATTGCGCGGGATGACGGTCTG harbors:
- the glmS gene encoding glutamine--fructose-6-phosphate transaminase (isomerizing), translated to MCGIVGAIAQRNIVPILVDGLKRLEYRGYDSAGVAVLAGDEIRRVRRVGRVAEMEGAAAEENLQGFLGIGHTRWATHGGVTEYNAHPHISFGKIAVVHNGIIENHEQQRLRLKDLGYAFESQTDTEVIAHLVHHYYQAGSSLFDAVKQATRELTGAYAIGVIAVDRPDELVCARMGCPLLVGLGEGENFIASDVSAILSATRRVIFLEEGDIGHLTRDGVKLIDKHDQPIERPVHLSDVSLASLELGPYSHFMQKEIHEQPKALADTIEAVQDAGFHPELFGAAAAAILPQLEGVKILACGTSYYAGMTAKYWIESIAGIACDVEIASEYRYRDAFANPKHLIVTISQSGETLDTMEALKYAKELGHQYALSICNVRESAIPRASDLVFYTRAGAEIGVASTKAFTTQLVGLFALAVTLGKTRGRVSAEMEAQYLDELRHLPGSVQHALNLEPQIKAWSERFAAKDDALFLGRGLHYPIALEGALKLKEISYIHAEAYPAGELKHGPLALVDENMPVVVIAPNDALLEKVKSNMQEVRARGGELFVFADADSHFSESDGVHVIRTPRHVGVLSPIVHTIPVQMLAYHVALSRGTDVDKPRNLAKSVTVE
- a CDS encoding F0F1 ATP synthase subunit epsilon; the protein is MSKMRVEVVSTEQLIFSGEAEFVVAPATEGEIGVYPQHVPLLTRIKPGVLRLKVPGAKEEVLVAVSGGMMEVQPSLITVLADTAIRGEDLDEARANEAKRAAEDALKHATDDMSTAKAHAALAVAIAELKTLDYLKKRAH
- the atpA gene encoding F0F1 ATP synthase subunit alpha yields the protein MQLNPSEISDLIKAKIQNLAEGAEVRTKGTVISVTDGIVRIHGLADVMQGEMLEFPGNTFGLAMNLERDSVGAVVLGEYEHISEGDEVKCTGRILEVPVGPELVGRVVNALGQPIDGKGPINAKASSPIEKIAPGVIARKSVSQPMQTGLKSIDSMVPVGRGQRELIIGDRQTGKTAVALDAIINQKGNGVICIYVAVGQKASSIANVVRKLEEHGAMGHTIIVAATASEAAALQFIAPYSGCAMGEYFRDIGEDALIVYDDLSKQAVAYRQISLLLRRPPGREAYPGDVFYLHSRLLERAARINEEEVEKLTGGAVKGKTGSLTALPIIETQAGDVSAFVPTNVISITDGQIFLETDLFNAGIRPAINAGISVSRVGGAAQTKVIKKLGGGIRLALAQYRELAAFAQFASDLDEATRKQLSHGEVVTELMKQKQFSTLSTAEMALTLWAVNKGSYEDVPVKKALAFEAEFLANVRANHADVLQAVNASGDLSADNEKVLAKAMESFKAGYSFN
- the atpG gene encoding F0F1 ATP synthase subunit gamma, with product MAVGKEILTKIRSVQNTQKITRAMQMVSTSKMRKTQERMRAARPYAEKVRTVMAHLAQANAELSHPLLARRETIKRAGIILVSSDKGLCGGLNVNTFKRFFGKVKELQDQGVEVDVCCLGQKGLAAAQRARLNVVASAVHLGDVPKMEKLIGPLTVLFNQFADGELDAVYIVYSSFVNTMKQEPALEQLLPLTPHHMVVEHSHSWDYLYEPDAPTLMEFLVRRYLESVVYQALAENMASEQAARMVAMKAATDNAGNTIKQLRLVYNKARQAAITTELSEIVAGAAAV
- the atpD gene encoding F0F1 ATP synthase subunit beta — encoded protein: MSQGKIVQIIGAVIDVEFPRDAMPKVYDALKLVDADLTLEVQQQLGDGVVRTIAMGSSDGLKRGMAVANTGAPISVPVGAATLGRIMDVLGNPVDEAGPVATDKRRAIHQSAPKFDELSAATDLLETGIKVIDLLCPFAKGGKVGLFGGAGVGKTVNMMELINNIAKAHSGLSVFAGVGERTREGNDFYHEMKDSNVLDKVAMVYGQMNEPPGNRLRVALTGLTMAEHFRDEKDENGKGRDVLLFVDNIYRYTLAGTEVSALLGRMPSAVGYQPTLAEEMGRLQERITSTKDGSITSIQAVYVPADDLTDPSPATTFAHLDATVVLSRDIASLGIYPAVDPLDSTSRQLDPLVVGDEHYSVARGVQSTLQRYKELRDIIAILGMDELSEEDKLVVARARKIQRFLSQPFHVAEVFTGSPGKYVPLRETIKGFKAILAGEYDHLPEQAFYMVGAIDEAAEKAKTLN
- a CDS encoding DeoR/GlpR family DNA-binding transcription regulator; translation: MTKRNTQQRRHAIAALVQEKGEVSVEELTQRFATSEVTIRKDLALLETGGLLLRRYGGAVSLPSEMVAEPDADKVSKRKQAIARAAAERLRDHNRVIIDSGTTTSAMIALLGNKRGLVVMTNSLNVAGALRELENEPILLMTGGTWDPHSESFQGQIAEQALRSYDFDQLFIGADGIDLARGTTTFNELVGLSRVMADVAREVIVMVESEKIGRRIPNLELPWDKIHTLVTDDGLAQDARDRIQAKGVTLICAPIIQDTARRK
- the glmU gene encoding bifunctional UDP-N-acetylglucosamine diphosphorylase/glucosamine-1-phosphate N-acetyltransferase GlmU, producing the protein MDSLNIVILAAGKGKRMYSSMPKVLHPIGGEPMLARVIRTARGLNPSRLVVVYGHGGDQVRARIADNDIIWAEQTEQLGTGHALKMALPHLPADGKTLVLYGDVPLTKAETLRRLAAAAGAGMAVLTDVLADASGYGRMVRGADGKLKAIVEHKDCTPEQLAIREINTGMMALPNARLAGWLNALNNGNAQGEYYLTDVLELAVKDGVAVESASVDASWEATGVNNKLQLAELERILQANQARALLEAGVTLADPARIDIRGELKHGMDVSIDVGCVFEGAVELGDNVEIGAHCVLKNVRIAAGAKIAPFSHLEDAVVGEACKIGPYARLRPGAELAAHVHIGNFVEVKKSKIGDGSKVNHLTYIGDAEIGRKVNVGAGSVTCNYDGVNKFKTIIGDNVFVGSGTLMVAPVTLERDATIGAGSVISKNTPAGELTVARARQVTIPGWKRPEKKSG
- a CDS encoding nuclear transport factor 2 family protein, which gives rise to MANEAALLTADIRRDATMLDSLIADDFLEFGASGAAFGKSEVMERLPTEESPVIQAQDFQARQLGEGVVQITYKSVRDPASSAPRHALRSSIWRCRDGRWQMVFHQGTVTEPFAVG